The Eurosta solidaginis isolate ZX-2024a chromosome 4, ASM4086904v1, whole genome shotgun sequence genome includes a window with the following:
- the Spt7 gene encoding uncharacterized protein Spt7: MPRQLWGKVNENTAKERAPEKMVPVAAKRTKLEEMQERAPPNDDKNVQLRVKNPLVTQTIEVMKQTEMLQSLIDTYSNKSGTSNYLLNPCQMIPEVDFPPENAADFINDDKFAKPIWFIPPTDTLFARGVPQSYPQINAEISRAALRKAVCGQLRVSGFTDFSESALVLYADAAQEFIRSFLQRLREIHDNNAQLELQNEVKVKYLEKAYYSFTNASLTQLHNYFKHQLVARNRSEIAEFNGVLQEYDKLMKESQSMQKEEFQEGDFLNILEMPSSNEPNSSMLSGGISELTSGGSANAHSSVAMLSMLEGQSHMSVQHTGYARGTLDS; encoded by the exons atgccgCGACAACTTTGGGGTAAAGTTAATGAAAACACTGCCAAGGAAAGAGCACCCGAAAAAATGGTCCCAGTTGCAGCCAAACGAACCAAGCTTGAAGAAATGCAAGAGCGCGCACCACCCAATGACGACAAGAA cgTGCAATTGAGAGTGAAGAATCCTTTGGTGACCCAAACTATTGAAGTAATGAAACAAACGGAAATGCTCCAATCTCTAATTGATACTTATTCTAACAAATCG GGAACCTCCAACTACCTACTAAATCCATGTCAGATGATACCTGAAGTTGACTTTCCTCCAGAAAACGCTGCTGATTTCATAAATGATGACAAATTTGCGAAACCCATTTGGTTTATACCACCGACTGATACATTATTTGCCCGCGGTGTACCACAGTCATATCCACAAATTAATGCAGAAATAAGTCGCGCTGCATTGCGAAAAGCTGTTTGTGGACAACTGCGGGTCTCTGGATTTACAGATTTTTCTGAATCAGCTCTAGTGCTATATgccgatgcggcacaagagtttATCCGCAGTTTTCTGCAACGACTTCGTGAAATTCACGACAATAATGCGCAATTAGAATTACAAAATGAAGTGAAAGTAAAGTATCTCGAAAAAGCATATTACTCCTTTACAAATGCATCGTTAACTCAATTACATAACTATTTTAAGCATCAGTTAGTCGCACGAAATCGTAGCGAAATAGCTGAATTTAATGGTGTATTGCAGGAATATGATAAACTAATGAAGGAGAGTCAAAGTATGCAAAAGGAGGAGTTTCAAGAGGGCGATTTTTTGAACATTTTAGAAATGCCGTCATCGAATGAACCTAATTCTAGCATGCTGAGTGGAGGTATCTCTGAACTGACTAGTGGTGGTTCCGCTAATGCTCATAGCAGTGTTGCAATGTTGAGTATGTTAGAGGGACAAAGTCATATGTCCGTTCAGCACACTGGTTATGCTCGAGGTACACTAGACTCTTAA
- the LOC137251418 gene encoding TIP41-like protein yields the protein MIMEDELVPRLPVDSETIDFQNWHISYLKSHILKSICKRGQDSTCQQGEDDCCELCTYRYALELPHLPDMVFHKNKLSLRHKDGAILEFLPMDSLRLVENGKQPLQVACAQEWKESRPDCHMEEKFKPFDWTFTSAYQGTLNDKFRVETSDQTINKFKLMQREKILFYHDLTLFEDELHDNGISSCSVKIRVMPSGFFILLRHFLRVDNVLLKMHDTRFHFEIENNYIFKEFTKREAAYSELKNVPPPFFTVPNEIENYLPIKEKKAYKLFFK from the exons ATGATAATGGAG GACGAATTAGTACCCCGATTACCAGTTGATAGTGAGACCATTGACTTTCAAAATTGGCACATAAGCTACCTAAAATCGCACATACTCAAAAGCATATGCAAGCGTGGACAAGATAGCACTTGCCAGCAAGGTGAAGATGATTGCTGTGAGTTATGTACATATCGTTATGCGCTCGAGTTGCCACACTTACCAGATATGGTATTCCACAAGAATAAATTGTCGCTAAGACATAAAGATGGAGCAATATTAGAGTTTTTGCCAATGGACTCACTGCGTTTGGTTGAAAATGGCAAACAGCCTTTACAAGTTGCTTGTGCACAAGAATGGAAGGAGAGTAGGCCTGACTGTCATATGGAGGAAAAATTTAAACCTTTTGATTGGACATTTACAAGTGCCTATCAGGGTACATTAAATGATAAATTTCGTGTAGAAACTTCCGATCAaacaattaataaatttaaattaatgcaACGTGAAAAAATACTATTCTATCATGACCTTACCCTCTTCGAAGATGAATTGCATGACAATGGTATATCATCGTGTTCGGTGAAAATA CGCGTTATGCCATCAGGTTTCTTTATATTGCTAAGACACTTTCTACGCGTCGATAATGTCCTACTAAAAATGCATGATACACGTTTTCACTTTGAAATTGAGAACAATTACATATTTAAGGAGTTCACTAAACGTGAGGCCGCATACAGCGAGCTGAAGAAC GTACCACCGCCATTTTTCACTGTAccaaatgaaattgaaaattatttaccAATTAAGGAGAAGAaagcttataaattatttttcaagTAA
- the LOC137251417 gene encoding annexin B10-like, producing MDYKPTPTVVPIAPFDASADAQALRAAMKGFGTDEEAIINILCTRSNAQRQQIKAQFETELGRDLVEDLKSELGGRFEDVIIALMTPPVEYLCKQLHKAMAGMGTDEETLVEILCTKTNGEMHEIVAAYEAKYDRPLAEQMCSETSGFFRRLLTLIVTGVRDPVGSVDAAKAREDAEALYSAGEAKLGTDEHIFNRIMSHNSFAQLRLIFDEYKALTGQTIEQAIKHEMDGALHDAMIAIVECVQSPAAFFANRLYYAIKGVGTNDATLIRIIVSRSEIDLGTIKDEFERIYNRTLYSAVVSETSGDYKHALTALLGGA from the exons ATGGATTACAAA CCTACTCCCACTGTAGTGCCTATCGCTCCATTCGATGCCTCGGCCGATGCACAAGCACTGCGCGCCGCTATGAAAGGTTTCGGTACGGATGAGGAGGCGATTATTAACATTCTCTGTACACGCTCAAATGCACAAAGACAACAAATAAAAGCACAATTTGAGACGGAGTTAGGACGTGACTTAGTCGAAGATTTAAAGAGTGAATTGGGTGGTCGGTTTGAGGATGTCATTATTGCCTTAATGACACCACCCGTTGAATATTTGTGTAAGCAACTACACAAAGCTATGGCTGGTATGGGCACCGATGAGGAAACACTCGTGGAAATACTCTGCACCAAAACTAATGGAGAAATGCATGAAATAGTCGCAGCGTATGAAGCAAAATATGATCGTCCATTAGCAGAACAGATGTGTAGTGAAACTTCTGGCTTCTTTCGACGTCTGCTCACTTTAATTGTCACGGGCGTGCGGGATCCTGTGGGTAGTGTTGATGCGGCTAAAGCACGCGAAGATGCTGAGGCTCTATATAGTGCTGGTGAGGCGAAGCTTGGTACTGATGAACATATCTTCAATCGTATTATGTCACACAACAGTTTTGCACAATTGCGTCTCATCTTCGATGAGTATAAAGCTCTAACGGGCCAAACTATTGAGCAGGCGATTAAACATGAGATGGATGGAGCTTTGCACGATGCTATGATTGCTATTG TTGAATGTGTACAATCACCAGCGGCATTCTTCGCTAATCGCCTGTACTATGCCATAAAAGGTGTTGGGACAAATGATGCTACGCTTATTCGTATAATTGTAAGTCGTTCAGAAATTGATTTGGGCACTATTAAAGATGAATTTGAGCGGATCTACAACAGAACTTTATACAGCGCAGttgtg TCTGAAACCTCTGGGGACTACAAACATGCTTTGACTGCTCTTTTGGGAGGAGCTTAA
- the AnxB10 gene encoding annexin B10, producing MDYTPTPTIVPAAPFDASSDAQTLRAAMNGLGTDEEAIINLLTARSNAQRQQLKAQFETEFGRDLVDDLKSELGGQFEDVIVALMTPPVEYLCKQLHEAMAGMGTDEETLVEILCTKTNEEMYEIVAAYEAKYDRPLAEQMCSETSGFFRRLLTLIVTGVRDPVGSVDAAKALEDAEALYNAGETKLGTDEEVFNRIMSHSSFAQLRLIFDGYKELSGQTIEQAIKHEMDGALHDAMIAIVECVQSPAAFFANRLYKSMNGAGTNDAALIRIIVSRSEIDLGTIKDEFERIYNRTLYSAVVGETSGDYKNALTALLGGA from the exons ATGGATTACACA CCCACCCCCACAATAGTACCCGCCGCACCATTCGATGCCTCCTCCGATGCACAGACACTACGCGCCGCCATGAATGGTTTAGGTACGGATGAGGAGGCGATTATTAATTTACTAACAGCACGTTCAAACGCACAAAGACAACAATTAAAAGCACAATTCGAAACAGAATTCGGGCGTGACTTAGTCGATGATTTGAAGAGTGAATTGGGTGGTCAATTTGAGGACGTCATTGTTGCCTTAATGACGCCACCCGTAGAATATTTATGTAAACAATTGCATGAGGCTATGGCTGGTATGGGCACCGACGAGGAGACACTCGTGGAAATACTCTGCACCAAAACTAATGAAGAAATGTATGAAATAGTCGCAGCGTATGAAGCAAAATATGATCGTCCATTAGCAGAACAAATGTGTAGTGAAACGTCAGGCTTCTTTCGACGTCTGCTCACTTTAATTGTCACAGGCGTACGGGATCCTGTGGGTAGTGTTGATGCGGCTAAAGCACTCGAAGATGCTGAGGCTCTATATAATGCTGGTGAGACCAAACTTGGTACCGATGAAGAGGTCTTCAACCGTATTATGTCGCACAGTAGTTTTGCACAACTGCGGCTCATCTTCGATGGATATAAAGAACTTTCAGGCCAAACCATAGAACAGGCGATCAAGCATGAAATGGATGGAGCATTGCACGATGCAATGATAGCTATTG TTGAATGTGTTCAGTCGCCGGCTGCATTTTTCGCAAATCGTCTATACAAATCCATGAACGGTGCTGGTACAAATGACGCTGCTCTAATTCGTATAATTGTAAGTCGTTCCGAAATCGACTTAGGAACCATTAAAGATGAGTTTGAGCGAATTTACAATCGTACTTTATATAGCGCAGTTGTG GGTGAGACTTCTGGAGATTACAAAAATGCTTTGACAGCTTTGCTGGGAGGAGCTTAA
- the LOC137249512 gene encoding uncharacterized protein encodes MVNASSSDSDDGNDEQIRQILEAADASLLTDAMYQKSAPDNCKNEKAKIDNILDVVGEQNVPRSNRYLLDFDMPDTDFITTEAVKKHIAKKLTLTIGNTIEFCAFDQPTVKHKTSRNRVKLLSDANTFVKPYEEFEFETKGPTKKPIIKRRKIDEQEEKGANEDLFHLVAVTAEDIMAGKLTVGWMPKTERKEKNLHYKCNSVGKLHLKPTENEFTKLRLKNKWNESKIKQKKWFTST; translated from the exons ATGGTTAATGCCTCATCAAGTGACTCTGACGATGGCAATGATGAACAGATTCGACAGATTCTCGAAGCAGCGGACGCCTCATTGCTTACAGATGCTATGTATCAAAAGTCAGCTCCAGATAATTGCAAGAATGAGAAAGCAAAAATTGATAATATATTAGATGTGGTCGGCGAACAAAATG tGCCCAGGTCAAATCGTTATTTGCTGGACTTTGATATGCCTGATACTGATTTCATTACAACCGAGGCGGTAAAAAAGCATATCGCCAAAAAGCTTACCCTAACAATTGGAAATACTATTGAGTTTTGTGCTTTTGATCAGCCAACGGTCAAACACAAAACTTCCAGAAACCGAGTAAAACTTCTTTCTGATGCAAACACTTTTGTTAAGCCTTATGAAGAATTTGAATTCGAAACAAAAGGTCCAACGAAGAAACCTATAATAAAAAGACGAAAAATTGATGAGCAAGAAGAAAAGGGAGCAAATGAAGATCTCTTCCACCTTGTGGCAGTCACCGCTGAAGACATAATGGCTGGAAAGCTGACTGTGGGTTGGATGCCAAAAACTGAACGCAAAGAAAAGAATTTGCACTATAAATGCAATTCTGTTGGAAAACTTCACTTAAAGCCTACAGAAAATGAATTCACTAAATTACGTCTTAAAAACAAATGGAACGAATCAAAGATTAAACAGAAAAAATGGTTTACCTCAACATGA